One window of Chamaesiphon minutus PCC 6605 genomic DNA carries:
- a CDS encoding ComEA family DNA-binding protein, whose product MNNKNREYIKIAIVACVAAIVISACNKTTTSTTETSPNAATPPTPAATPEMAGMKHSSGKQININSAILSELDKLEAKLGIPALSSKIQSERPYKTPEDLVSKKVIDQKQFDQIKDMVTIEDVVLAGVEKDADYMVKLGLMKGHLFVAKELLDLNKPKEAEPHIGHPVEEIYTDVADRLNERKVKEFKTALITLEDLVKAGAKDNTKVTTNFKESMQSIDGAIAALPEVQRKSPAFVLQVINGLLDTANSEYGASIADDKIKAAIEYQDSRGFIAYTNILYKGISATMAKEHPDVHKTISENLKQLTTVWPAAIPPATPVKTPAEVGKLVTAIEQSTQKVIATVASK is encoded by the coding sequence ATGAATAATAAAAATCGAGAGTATATTAAAATCGCAATTGTTGCCTGTGTCGCGGCAATTGTCATTAGTGCTTGCAATAAAACTACCACTTCTACCACAGAAACTAGTCCTAATGCGGCAACACCACCTACACCAGCGGCCACACCAGAAATGGCAGGCATGAAACATAGTAGTGGCAAACAAATTAATATTAATAGTGCGATTTTATCAGAACTAGATAAACTAGAAGCCAAGTTGGGTATTCCAGCATTATCAAGTAAGATTCAATCCGAACGCCCTTATAAAACACCTGAAGACTTGGTGTCTAAGAAAGTTATCGACCAAAAACAATTCGACCAAATTAAAGACATGGTGACGATTGAGGATGTCGTGCTCGCGGGAGTCGAAAAAGATGCTGACTATATGGTCAAACTAGGATTGATGAAAGGGCACCTATTTGTAGCAAAAGAACTCCTCGATCTCAATAAACCAAAAGAGGCCGAACCCCATATCGGGCATCCGGTAGAAGAGATTTATACCGACGTCGCCGATCGACTCAATGAGCGCAAAGTCAAAGAATTTAAAACGGCATTAATTACACTAGAAGATCTAGTTAAAGCTGGAGCTAAAGACAATACTAAAGTCACGACTAATTTTAAAGAGTCGATGCAATCGATCGATGGAGCAATTGCCGCATTACCAGAGGTTCAGCGCAAATCTCCTGCATTCGTACTGCAAGTAATTAACGGATTATTAGATACCGCTAATTCTGAGTATGGTGCGTCAATTGCTGACGATAAAATCAAAGCAGCAATTGAATATCAAGACTCTAGAGGTTTCATTGCTTATACAAATATCCTGTACAAAGGGATTTCGGCAACTATGGCCAAAGAGCATCCCGATGTGCATAAAACAATCTCAGAAAATCTCAAGCAATTAACCACTGTCTGGCCAGCAGCCATTCCACCTGCAACGCCTGTGAAAACGCCAGCAGAAGTTGGTAAATTAGTAACCGCGATCGAGCAAAGTACTCAGAAAGTCATTGCTACTGTTGCTAGTAAATAA
- a CDS encoding multicopper oxidase domain-containing protein, with amino-acid sequence MSNLDSSLERLRQRFLHNPLLHRRQLLKYGLAGLGLTTATVAWQSLKPQPAARIPVIPVNNPMMGNTFSPMKTLRDFDYGSVKQENGRTVREFRLVAGNTTLQLNKAVSFNSWNFNGRVPAPTLRAKAGELIRVFFLNRAGHAHSLHFHGFHPAAMDGIKPIRNGTGMIYEFDAEPYGVHLYHCHVAPVTRHVGKGLYGMLIIDPPEPRPVADEMVLLMGGYDTNDDGKNELYAFNGVPDYYMMHPIEIYQHQLIRLYVLNMIEIDPAVTFHLHANMFRVYPTGMTLQPTHSSDVITMGTAERHILEFEFKYPGEFMFHPHQDAIAESGCMGAFKVIPFT; translated from the coding sequence ATGTCTAATCTCGATTCTTCCTTGGAGAGGCTCCGCCAAAGATTCCTTCACAACCCGCTGCTGCATCGGCGTCAGTTACTCAAATACGGCTTGGCAGGATTGGGCTTGACTACAGCTACCGTGGCTTGGCAATCTCTCAAGCCTCAGCCTGCTGCTAGAATTCCCGTCATCCCAGTCAATAACCCGATGATGGGCAACACTTTTAGCCCAATGAAAACGCTGCGGGATTTTGACTATGGTTCTGTCAAGCAGGAAAATGGGCGCACCGTGCGGGAATTTAGATTGGTAGCGGGAAATACAACGCTTCAGTTGAATAAAGCAGTGTCGTTCAATAGTTGGAATTTTAATGGGAGAGTACCTGCACCAACACTCAGAGCCAAAGCGGGCGAACTGATTCGGGTATTTTTTCTCAATCGCGCTGGGCACGCGCACTCGCTGCACTTTCATGGTTTTCATCCAGCGGCGATGGATGGCATCAAACCAATTCGTAATGGTACTGGGATGATTTACGAGTTCGATGCCGAACCTTATGGAGTACATCTCTACCATTGTCATGTCGCGCCAGTGACGCGCCATGTGGGCAAGGGTTTGTATGGAATGTTAATTATCGATCCGCCCGAACCCCGCCCGGTGGCTGATGAAATGGTATTGCTGATGGGCGGTTACGATACCAATGATGATGGCAAAAACGAGCTATATGCTTTTAATGGGGTACCGGATTACTATATGATGCACCCGATCGAGATTTATCAGCACCAATTAATTCGGCTATATGTCCTAAATATGATCGAAATCGATCCGGCGGTAACTTTTCACCTCCATGCCAATATGTTTCGGGTATATCCGACAGGCATGACGCTACAACCCACTCACAGCAGCGATGTAATTACGATGGGCACGGCGGAACGGCATATTTTGGAGTTTGAATTTAAGTATCCCGGCGAATTTATGTTTCATCCCCACCAAGATGCGATCGCCGAAAGTGGCTGTATGGGCGCATTCAAGGTGATTCCCTTCACTTAA
- the rsgA gene encoding small ribosomal subunit biogenesis GTPase RsgA produces MHQNLTPTHPISTPLVGTVIAVQANFCQVQIDPETEAVGGKLILCTRRARLQKIGVSAIVGDRVTIDEVDWQSAKGVVTDVFPRHSLLDRPPVANADRILLVFALAEPALDSFLLSKFLVKAESTGLQVSLCLNKSDLVTDMQRQEWCDRLSNWGYQPIVISVETGVGVKELQIELDRQITVFAGHSGVGKSSLTNALIPDSNIRVARVSGKLSRGRHTTRHVQLFTMPTGGLIADTPGFNQPDIACTPTELPRYFPEIRQRLAIAHCQFSDCTHRDEPNCVVRGDWERYAHYLDFLADSIAWEQQLQSQPKLESSLKQKSGSGKKQYEPKLDSKYRQISRHTLIQSLDELAEELDVD; encoded by the coding sequence GTGCATCAAAATTTAACTCCTACCCATCCGATCTCGACTCCATTAGTAGGCACGGTAATTGCCGTTCAAGCCAATTTCTGCCAGGTGCAGATCGATCCAGAAACCGAGGCGGTAGGGGGAAAACTGATCTTATGTACCCGTCGCGCGCGGCTTCAGAAAATTGGCGTCAGCGCGATTGTTGGCGATCGCGTGACGATCGATGAAGTCGATTGGCAAAGTGCTAAAGGTGTCGTAACTGATGTATTTCCGCGCCATAGTTTACTCGATCGACCGCCTGTAGCCAATGCCGATCGGATCTTACTAGTCTTCGCCCTGGCCGAACCAGCCCTCGATTCGTTTTTGTTGAGCAAATTTCTCGTTAAGGCAGAATCGACAGGCTTACAGGTCAGTCTGTGCCTGAATAAGAGCGATTTAGTCACCGACATGCAGCGACAGGAATGGTGCGACAGGTTGAGTAATTGGGGCTATCAGCCGATCGTCATTAGTGTTGAAACTGGAGTTGGTGTCAAGGAATTGCAAATCGAACTCGATCGCCAAATCACCGTATTTGCCGGACATTCTGGCGTGGGCAAATCTAGCCTCACCAATGCCTTAATTCCCGATTCAAATATCCGTGTGGCGAGGGTCTCTGGCAAACTTAGTCGGGGACGACATACCACTCGCCACGTTCAATTATTCACAATGCCGACTGGTGGTTTAATCGCCGATACGCCTGGTTTCAATCAACCCGATATCGCCTGTACGCCGACAGAATTACCCAGATATTTCCCCGAAATCCGGCAGCGATTGGCGATCGCGCATTGTCAGTTTAGCGACTGTACCCACCGCGACGAACCAAATTGTGTCGTTCGGGGAGATTGGGAGCGATACGCTCATTATCTAGACTTTCTGGCTGACTCGATCGCTTGGGAACAGCAATTACAATCTCAACCCAAACTGGAAAGTAGTTTAAAACAAAAAAGTGGGTCGGGCAAAAAACAATACGAGCCGAAATTAGACTCAAAATATCGTCAGATTTCGCGTCATACTCTCATCCAATCACTCGACGAGCTGGCTGAAGAATTAGATGTTGATTAA
- a CDS encoding Coenzyme F420 hydrogenase/dehydrogenase, beta subunit C-terminal domain, giving the protein MTAAPKHQKAKALKPNSKRPAKELCSECGLCDTHYIHYVKTACAFLNQQIPTLETQTHGRSRDLDKEDDLYFGVHQQMMAARKIEPIPGAQWTGIVSTIAIEMLEQGLVEGVVCVQNTPEDRFQPMPIIARTRAEILAAKVNKPTLSPNLSILEQIAESGLKKLLVIGVGCQIQALRAVEKELGLEQLYVLGTPCTDNVTRAGLQKFLETTSRSPETVVYYEFMQDFNVHFKHEDGSTELVPFFGLNTKELKDVFAPSCLSCFDYVNSLADLVVGYMGAPFGWQWIVVRNDRGQQMLDLVNNAIETQAVMSKGDRTAAVQQSIPAYDKAVTLPMWVAKIMGVVIDKIGPKGLEYARFSIDSHFTRNYLFTKRNYPEKLEQHVPEFAKKIVDRYKLPE; this is encoded by the coding sequence ATGACTGCTGCGCCCAAACACCAGAAAGCCAAAGCCCTCAAACCCAATAGCAAACGCCCCGCCAAGGAATTATGCAGCGAATGTGGGTTGTGCGATACCCACTATATCCACTACGTCAAAACAGCTTGTGCTTTTCTCAATCAGCAGATTCCCACCTTGGAGACTCAAACCCACGGGCGCAGCCGGGATTTAGACAAAGAAGATGACTTATATTTTGGCGTCCATCAGCAGATGATGGCAGCGCGCAAAATCGAGCCGATTCCTGGTGCCCAATGGACGGGTATCGTCAGCACCATCGCGATCGAAATGTTGGAGCAGGGGCTGGTAGAAGGCGTTGTCTGCGTCCAAAACACCCCTGAAGATCGTTTTCAACCGATGCCGATAATTGCTAGGACTAGAGCAGAAATCCTCGCAGCTAAGGTAAACAAACCTACCCTCTCACCTAACTTATCGATCCTCGAACAAATCGCCGAATCAGGTTTAAAAAAACTATTAGTTATCGGCGTCGGCTGTCAGATTCAAGCCTTACGCGCCGTCGAGAAAGAATTAGGCTTAGAGCAACTATACGTCCTCGGTACCCCCTGCACCGATAACGTCACCCGTGCAGGCTTGCAAAAGTTTTTAGAAACCACCAGTCGATCGCCAGAGACGGTAGTTTATTATGAATTCATGCAGGATTTTAATGTCCACTTCAAACATGAAGACGGTTCGACAGAATTAGTCCCCTTCTTCGGATTGAATACCAAAGAATTAAAAGACGTTTTCGCACCATCCTGTTTGAGCTGTTTCGACTATGTAAACTCCCTCGCCGATTTAGTCGTCGGTTATATGGGCGCACCCTTTGGCTGGCAATGGATTGTAGTTAGAAACGATCGCGGTCAACAGATGCTAGATTTGGTAAATAACGCGATCGAGACTCAAGCTGTGATGTCCAAAGGCGATCGTACAGCCGCAGTCCAACAAAGTATTCCCGCCTACGATAAAGCAGTCACATTACCGATGTGGGTAGCGAAAATCATGGGCGTAGTCATCGATAAAATCGGCCCCAAAGGATTGGAATATGCGCGGTTCTCGATCGATTCTCACTTTACCCGCAATTATCTATTTACCAAGCGCAATTATCCTGAAAAGTTAGAGCAACACGTTCCAGAGTTTGCGAAGAAAATTGTCGATCGTTACAAGTTGCCTGAGTAA
- the cutA gene encoding divalent-cation tolerance protein CutA → MNAIYSIVITTTSSKAEAEKIARALLELRLAACIQVTQIQSYYTWKESMNVDDEQLLLIKSKQADFTDIQECISANHSYEVPEIVQIPITDGLPQYLQWIDVNTSRSRTASD, encoded by the coding sequence ATGAATGCGATATATTCGATCGTCATCACTACGACTAGTAGCAAGGCAGAAGCAGAAAAGATCGCCCGCGCACTATTGGAGCTGCGTCTTGCTGCTTGTATTCAAGTAACTCAGATTCAGAGTTACTATACTTGGAAGGAAAGCATGAATGTAGATGACGAGCAGTTGCTATTAATTAAGTCTAAGCAAGCCGATTTTACAGATATTCAAGAGTGCATTAGTGCCAATCATAGTTATGAGGTACCAGAGATCGTTCAAATACCTATAACTGATGGCTTGCCGCAGTATTTACAGTGGATCGATGTCAATACTTCTCGTTCGAGAACCGCTAGCGACTAA
- a CDS encoding GIY-YIG nuclease family protein, translating into MNNTPELPIEHQNVPSNHQGLHDFLYSAADEHAVTTVQPQLNVASNVVLPLGEWQALAENARVAGVYAVMDSANRTQYVGYSRNVLTALKGHLAEHGSDVCAGVRVQIFKFPKREEMESLRDTWIAELDEVPPGNTGAGGVWATTVGEIAKAAMSDVEKAAYEEKKLKLRRAMADNELSRELDAAALSNEQKSERFIAAMTDDNWSAVIQEQTAETI; encoded by the coding sequence GTGAACAATACGCCTGAATTACCGATAGAGCATCAAAATGTCCCTAGCAATCATCAGGGTTTGCACGACTTTTTGTATAGTGCCGCTGACGAACACGCCGTGACAACAGTTCAGCCTCAGTTAAATGTGGCGAGCAATGTTGTTTTACCGCTCGGTGAATGGCAGGCACTTGCTGAAAATGCGCGTGTAGCTGGGGTATATGCAGTTATGGACAGTGCTAATCGCACTCAATATGTGGGATACTCCCGCAATGTGTTGACCGCACTGAAAGGGCATCTAGCCGAGCACGGGAGCGATGTTTGTGCAGGCGTGCGGGTGCAAATATTTAAGTTTCCCAAGCGGGAAGAAATGGAAAGTCTGCGTGACACTTGGATTGCCGAATTAGATGAAGTACCACCTGGAAATACTGGTGCAGGTGGTGTTTGGGCGACTACGGTGGGTGAAATTGCTAAGGCGGCGATGTCCGATGTGGAAAAAGCGGCATATGAGGAGAAAAAACTTAAACTCCGCCGCGCGATGGCAGATAACGAATTGAGCCGAGAATTGGATGCCGCCGCTTTGAGTAACGAGCAAAAAAGCGAGCGGTTTATAGCGGCGATGACTGATGATAATTGGAGTGCAGTAATTCAAGAGCAGACGGCAGAAACTATCTAA
- the devC gene encoding ABC transporter permease DevC, translating to MLNLKFIQNLTRRTPLGWLQLTQHKGRFAVAISGVAFADLLMLMQLGFQGALFDSAVVLHSKLKADIFIISPQALNIGAMSTFPRRRLYQAMDITGVESAEPMYVSLVTWKNPQTRDKKTLLIVGFNPNQPIFNLPEVNSQLDKIKQSDTLLFDRKTIGTYDKVVESVARGKPITTEIDRRTISVNGLFSIGSSFSADGHLMTSEDNYLRLFSRQSQSNINVGLITLKPGYDPQQVAEQLKSYLPKEGIRILTKKEYIAFEQGYWQQQTPIGPIFSLGAIMGFVVGIIIVYQVLSTDVNAHLKEYATFKAMGYGNTYLLGIVFEEALILAIVGFIPGLIVSIGLYSIVGGATNLPIAMTMVRATQVLIGTLIMCMLSGAVATSKVQAADPADMF from the coding sequence ATGTTAAATCTAAAATTCATCCAAAATCTGACTCGGAGAACTCCGCTCGGCTGGCTACAATTGACTCAACATAAAGGTCGATTTGCAGTAGCAATCTCTGGCGTGGCATTTGCAGACTTATTAATGCTGATGCAATTGGGATTTCAAGGTGCCCTATTTGATAGTGCCGTAGTATTGCACTCAAAACTCAAAGCGGATATCTTTATTATCAGTCCCCAGGCATTAAATATTGGGGCAATGTCTACATTTCCGCGCCGCAGATTATATCAAGCGATGGATATAACGGGGGTAGAATCGGCAGAACCAATGTATGTGAGCTTGGTAACCTGGAAAAATCCCCAAACTCGTGATAAAAAGACTTTACTCATTGTTGGATTTAATCCAAATCAACCAATTTTTAATTTGCCTGAAGTTAATAGTCAATTAGATAAAATTAAACAGTCAGATACTTTACTATTCGATCGCAAGACAATTGGTACTTATGATAAAGTAGTAGAAAGTGTCGCTCGTGGTAAGCCCATCACTACTGAAATCGATCGCCGCACGATCTCTGTCAATGGCTTATTCTCGATCGGATCTTCATTTTCAGCCGATGGACACCTGATGACGAGTGAAGATAACTATTTGCGGTTATTTTCTCGGCAATCCCAAAGTAATATCAACGTCGGGCTAATCACACTAAAACCAGGCTACGATCCTCAGCAAGTAGCCGAACAATTAAAATCTTATTTACCCAAAGAAGGTATCAGGATACTAACCAAAAAGGAATACATTGCTTTTGAGCAAGGATATTGGCAACAACAAACACCGATTGGGCCAATTTTTAGTCTTGGGGCAATTATGGGATTTGTGGTAGGGATAATTATTGTTTATCAAGTTTTATCCACCGATGTGAATGCTCATCTTAAAGAGTATGCCACTTTCAAAGCAATGGGATATGGTAATACTTATTTACTTGGTATCGTATTTGAAGAGGCATTAATCCTGGCAATTGTCGGCTTTATTCCTGGTTTAATTGTATCGATCGGACTTTATAGTATTGTGGGTGGTGCTACCAATTTACCGATCGCGATGACGATGGTTAGAGCAACTCAGGTACTCATAGGTACGCTGATTATGTGTATGCTCTCTGGTGCAGTTGCAACGAGTAAAGTTCAAGCCGCAGATCCTGCTGATATGTTTTAA
- a CDS encoding FTR1 family iron permease produces MDFSSALPTFVITLREGVEAALVVGIVLACLKKAKQSYLSWWVYAAVAVGIAASGIVGVLLSQAAQALSQSQNPYAATLELFLEAIFGLVAIVMLSWMLIWMTKQARFMKTQVEGAIEQAMATNAGWGVFTLVFVAVLREGFETVLFIVAKFQQGLIPSLGSLAGLSVAAAIGALLFKWGIKINIRRFFQVMGVLLLLIVSGLVVSSLGHFDTAIATLAQSDRQSAGMCVFYEKFTKVHSCNLGGLVWNATKVLPEDKFPGLLLSALFGYTDKLYLVPAIAYIGFLISIGGIYFRSLNPPSSKRAHIAAPAKTN; encoded by the coding sequence GTGGATTTTAGTTCAGCTTTACCAACTTTTGTCATTACCCTCAGAGAAGGCGTAGAAGCCGCCCTCGTAGTGGGGATCGTGCTTGCTTGTCTCAAGAAAGCCAAACAGAGCTACTTGAGCTGGTGGGTGTATGCAGCCGTCGCCGTGGGCATTGCGGCAAGTGGCATCGTGGGAGTGCTGCTATCACAAGCGGCGCAAGCATTATCTCAATCCCAAAATCCTTATGCAGCGACACTAGAACTATTTCTGGAAGCAATTTTTGGGCTAGTCGCGATCGTGATGCTCAGTTGGATGTTAATCTGGATGACCAAGCAAGCCAGATTTATGAAGACGCAGGTAGAAGGTGCCATCGAGCAAGCAATGGCGACGAATGCGGGTTGGGGCGTATTTACGCTCGTATTTGTCGCGGTTTTGAGAGAAGGATTTGAAACTGTCTTATTCATCGTTGCCAAATTTCAACAAGGGTTAATTCCGTCGCTCGGTTCATTAGCAGGATTGAGTGTCGCGGCTGCGATTGGTGCGTTGTTATTTAAGTGGGGAATCAAAATTAATATCCGTCGCTTTTTCCAGGTGATGGGGGTATTATTATTGCTAATCGTATCGGGTTTAGTGGTATCGTCATTGGGACATTTTGATACGGCGATCGCCACGCTCGCGCAAAGCGATCGACAGTCGGCTGGCATGTGTGTTTTTTATGAAAAATTTACTAAGGTGCATTCTTGTAACTTGGGTGGCTTAGTCTGGAATGCCACTAAAGTCTTACCAGAAGATAAGTTTCCTGGGTTGCTGTTGAGCGCGTTATTTGGCTATACCGACAAACTTTACCTAGTTCCAGCAATAGCTTACATCGGATTTCTGATTTCGATCGGGGGCATCTATTTCCGCAGTCTCAATCCTCCATCGTCAAAACGAGCGCACATTGCCGCACCTGCCAAAACCAATTAA
- a CDS encoding GUN4 domain-containing protein: MKLDRHYQVLEIEAGASQADIKQAYRNLAKVWHPDRFVGDPILQKQAQEKLIQINAAYEVLKSELPQTNIKTTEDKSVETSIQCERLEYLLKLGNLKDADLETKRLLLEIAGREREGWLLADDAKSISPQALAAIDRLWIRYSNGRFGFSVQRDIWHQLGCKSEDNMQIQTISENKFGEFVQWRVGGRWLSQWDDFNCDLQAPSGSLPRAYIFALNGWWSFSNGWTGYFLLNFDRIILKI, from the coding sequence ATGAAACTAGATCGGCACTACCAGGTACTCGAAATTGAAGCGGGAGCATCGCAAGCTGATATCAAGCAGGCTTACCGAAATTTAGCCAAAGTTTGGCATCCAGATCGTTTTGTAGGCGATCCAATCTTACAAAAGCAGGCACAAGAAAAGCTAATCCAAATTAATGCTGCCTATGAAGTTTTAAAATCAGAACTACCTCAAACTAATATCAAAACCACTGAGGATAAATCTGTCGAAACTTCGATCCAGTGCGAGCGATTGGAATACTTACTCAAACTAGGTAACTTGAAGGATGCCGATCTCGAAACTAAACGACTTTTACTAGAAATAGCTGGGCGAGAGCGAGAAGGGTGGTTGTTAGCTGATGACGCTAAAAGTATCTCTCCCCAGGCTCTCGCCGCGATCGATCGACTGTGGATTAGATATAGTAACGGTCGCTTTGGATTTAGCGTTCAAAGAGATATTTGGCATCAGCTTGGCTGCAAGTCAGAAGATAATATGCAGATCCAAACAATTAGCGAAAATAAATTTGGCGAATTTGTCCAGTGGCGTGTCGGTGGTAGATGGTTATCTCAGTGGGATGATTTTAATTGTGATTTACAAGCTCCGTCTGGAAGTTTACCGAGAGCGTATATTTTTGCACTCAATGGTTGGTGGAGCTTCTCTAATGGCTGGACGGGCTACTTTCTTTTAAATTTCGATCGGATTATCTTAAAGATTTAA
- a CDS encoding TetR/AcrR family transcriptional regulator produces the protein MTQTRDLDAEHHGEKFEQILQGAMQEFLVRGYAGTSMEKVAAAAGVSKPTVYSYFKDKEVLFQVLIKNLAQKKFNSTFGSEPLVGEAKIVLRNLAETAFKSFEDEEFSCFMRTIIGESGRFPELAKACTVSLFAPIYEVVKKYIISHPELKISDPEAATSLFIGTLVYYHISQNMLEAREIMPIERYRVVDNLMEMMLKSID, from the coding sequence TTGACACAGACGAGAGATTTGGACGCAGAACATCACGGAGAAAAATTCGAGCAAATTCTGCAAGGAGCGATGCAGGAGTTTTTGGTGCGCGGCTATGCGGGTACCAGCATGGAAAAAGTCGCGGCGGCTGCTGGCGTATCTAAGCCTACAGTTTACAGTTATTTTAAAGATAAAGAAGTATTGTTTCAGGTATTAATTAAAAACTTAGCACAGAAAAAATTTAACTCAACTTTCGGAAGCGAACCACTAGTTGGAGAAGCGAAAATTGTGTTGCGAAACTTAGCAGAGACAGCTTTCAAGAGCTTTGAAGACGAAGAGTTTAGTTGCTTCATGCGAACGATAATTGGTGAATCTGGACGCTTTCCCGAATTAGCAAAAGCATGTACGGTGAGTCTATTTGCACCCATATATGAAGTTGTTAAAAAATATATTATTTCACATCCAGAGTTAAAAATATCCGACCCAGAAGCAGCGACTTCACTATTTATTGGGACATTGGTTTATTATCATATATCGCAAAATATGCTGGAAGCCAGAGAAATAATGCCGATCGAGCGATATCGGGTGGTCGATAATTTAATGGAAATGATGTTGAAATCGATCGATTAA
- a CDS encoding HlyD family efflux transporter periplasmic adaptor subunit, whose amino-acid sequence MLQKSDGLPWWKAGWRVRLILGAMTLLGIGIPIYLNQQQAAQQQQQAKQQLTAVVAPTTVTALGKLAPKGEVIKLSAPTSTEGVKIEKLLVEEGATVKAGQLIAILDSQGRLQAAVNEARAKVSVAQASLVKVKAGAKQGEINAQQATIGRFQAERGTGIEAQQATLARVVAETTTQIEAQTATIARVKAETATQVEAQIGAIAEAQAGLINAQAEDKRYASLAKQGAVSASSGDSKRLTLQTAQQRVNQAQANLRRIQSSGKQQLAEAQANLRRIQTSGQQQIVEARANLRKLETSTQQQIKESQFTLNKIAEVRPVDIMSAEVDVKSAIASQKRAEENLAQAYIRSPQDGQILEIFARPGEVVGTNGIADIGKTSQMYGVVEVYQSDVNKIRVGQKVKITSNSLPSELQGTVDRIGIQVKRQDVINADPTSNIDDRVIEVHVFLDPESSQKAAKFTNLQIKAVIQLESRE is encoded by the coding sequence ATGCTGCAAAAATCAGACGGATTGCCTTGGTGGAAGGCTGGTTGGCGGGTGCGCCTAATATTGGGAGCGATGACATTGCTGGGTATCGGTATCCCAATCTACCTCAACCAACAGCAAGCCGCACAACAGCAACAACAAGCAAAGCAGCAGTTAACAGCCGTAGTTGCACCTACAACCGTGACAGCACTGGGGAAACTGGCACCCAAAGGAGAAGTCATCAAGCTATCTGCGCCGACATCAACCGAAGGGGTAAAAATTGAGAAGCTGTTGGTAGAGGAAGGGGCAACAGTCAAAGCGGGGCAGCTAATCGCCATCTTGGACAGTCAGGGACGCTTACAGGCGGCTGTAAATGAAGCCAGAGCCAAAGTCAGCGTTGCCCAGGCAAGTCTGGTAAAAGTCAAAGCCGGAGCCAAGCAGGGCGAAATCAATGCCCAGCAAGCCACGATTGGCAGATTTCAAGCCGAACGAGGAACTGGCATCGAAGCCCAGCAAGCGACACTCGCCAGAGTAGTGGCGGAAACAACAACTCAAATTGAAGCCCAAACAGCCACAATTGCCAGAGTCAAAGCCGAAACCGCCACCCAAGTCGAAGCTCAAATCGGCGCCATCGCCGAAGCCCAAGCAGGGCTGATTAATGCTCAAGCCGAAGATAAACGCTATGCTAGTTTAGCTAAACAGGGAGCGGTATCGGCATCTAGCGGCGATAGTAAGCGGCTGACTTTACAAACAGCGCAACAGAGAGTAAATCAGGCGCAAGCTAATTTAAGACGCATTCAATCTTCTGGGAAGCAACAACTAGCCGAGGCTCAAGCTAATTTGCGCCGAATTCAAACATCGGGACAGCAGCAAATCGTTGAAGCACGAGCTAATTTGCGAAAGCTCGAGACATCGACACAGCAACAGATTAAAGAAAGTCAATTTACGCTCAATAAAATTGCGGAAGTGCGTCCAGTTGATATCATGTCCGCTGAAGTAGATGTCAAAAGTGCGATTGCATCTCAAAAACGGGCCGAAGAAAATCTCGCTCAAGCTTATATTAGATCGCCACAAGATGGTCAGATCTTGGAAATTTTTGCTCGTCCTGGCGAAGTAGTGGGCACTAATGGGATCGCCGACATTGGTAAAACTAGTCAAATGTATGGAGTGGTAGAAGTTTACCAAAGTGATGTGAATAAAATTCGCGTCGGGCAGAAGGTAAAAATTACTAGTAATTCTCTACCTAGCGAACTACAAGGCACGGTCGATCGAATTGGCATTCAAGTCAAACGTCAAGATGTAATTAATGCCGATCCGACTAGTAATATTGACGATCGAGTAATCGAAGTTCATGTATTTTTAGACCCAGAATCTAGTCAAAAGGCTGCTAAATTTACCAACCTACAAATTAAAGCAGTAATTCAATTAGAGAGTAGAGAGTAA